Proteins from a single region of Rana temporaria chromosome 5, aRanTem1.1, whole genome shotgun sequence:
- the ZADH2 gene encoding prostaglandin reductase 3, translating to MRSLLARLAPLTPFLRRSIVDMSYSHHFVDFHGSAIPTAMKKLLVTQLSPDFRKAVTLMPSVPVPIPGDGDLLVRNRYVGINASDINFSSGRYDASVKPPFDIGFEGIGDVVALGLSASKYFAVGQPVAYVQNGSFAEYTVVPAKTAIPVPSVTPEFLTFLISGTTAYISLKEFGNLSKGKRVLVTAAAGGTGQFAVQLAKIANCYVIGTCSSEEKAGFLKSIGCDLPINYKAENVASVIKEKFPEGVDVVYESVGGEMFDLSVKCLATKGDLIIIGFISGYKTPLGILPVKETALPAVLLRKSASIHGFFLTHYLSEYKEAIMSLVKLHQSGKLVCEVDNGELSPEGKFTGLESVFRAVDYLYTGKNIGKIVVELPHLVNSKL from the exons ATGAGATCGCTGCTGGCCAGGCTGGCCCCCCTCACCCCGTTCCTCCGGCGCTCCATTGTGGACATGTCCTACTCACACCACTTTGTGGATTTCCATGGCTCTGCTATCCCCACCGCCATGAAAAAGCTGCTGGTCACCCAGCTCAGCCCTGACTTCAGGAAGGCGGTCACTTTAATGCCCAGTGTGCCTGTGCCAATCCCAGGGGATGGAGATCTCCTCGTCAGGAACCG ATACGTTGGCATCAATGCATCAGACATCAACTTTTCATCTGGAAGATATGATGCCTCTGTGAAGCCTCCATTCGATATTGGTTTTGAAGGCATTGGAGACGTTGTAGCCTTGGGACTGAGTGCTAGTAAATACTTTGCAGTAGGCCAGCCGGTTGCTTATGTCCAAAATGGCTCTTTCGCCGAGTATACAGTTGTGCCAGCTAAAACAGCTATTCCAGTTCCTTCAGTAACACCTGAATTCCTAACTTTTCTCATCAGTGGCACAACAGCTTACATCAGTCTTAAAGAGTTTGGGAATCTGAGCAAAGGAAAGAGAGTTTTGGTGACGGCTGCAGCCGGTGGAACAGGACAATTTGCTGTGCAGCTTGCAAAAATTGCAAACTGCTATGTTATTGGGACATGCTCTTCTGAAGAAAAAGCAGGATTCTTAAAATCTATTGGCTGTGATCTCCCGATCAACTATAAGGCAGAAAATGTTGCTTCTGTCATAAAGGAAAAATTTCCAGAGGGAGTAGATGTTGTGTACGAGTCTGTTGGTGGAGAAATGTTTGATTTGTCTGTAAAATGTTTGGCCACCAAAGGTGACCTTATAATAATTGGCTTTATCTCAGGGTATAAAACCCCTCTAGGTATTTTGCCTGTTAAAGAAACAGCCCTACCTGCAGTATTGCTAAGAAAATCTGCTAGCATCCATGGCTTTTTCTTGACCCATTATCTGTCGGAGTACAAGGAAGCCATTATGTCTTTGGTAAAATTGCACCAAAGTGGGAAGCTAGTTTGTGAAGTGGACAATGGAGAACTATCTCCAGAAGGCAAGTTTACTGGCTTGGAGTCTGTTTTCCGTGCTGTAGATTATCTGTACACAGGGAAAAACATTGGGAAAATTGTAGTTGAATTACCTCACCTTGTCAAcagcaagctgtaa